Part of the Drosophila santomea strain STO CAGO 1482 chromosome 2L, Prin_Dsan_1.1, whole genome shotgun sequence genome is shown below.
CtaaatgtttttcaaaagGTATAAAActatgtttttttaaatatgagCCCAATGCTCAAGATTAAACTTTGTTGTTAGTTAGAGGTTTGGTTGAATTTTAGCACTAGCCTGAAAGTATGCTATAGTATTACCCGTATTGAACTCCCTTCATTTACTGCTAATAACTTCCTAAAATGACTTACTTTCATCTCAACTTTTGGCAGGCCTGCTTGTATAAAACTGAGCCAGGATGTCCTTGCACCTTCGTGGTCCTATCTTCGCTAGGATCCTCCTGCTGCGCCGCAGCCTCATGAACCAGTCCTCCGAAAGGATTGTTGGGAGGCCGCCTCTTCCTGCCCAGACTTTCGGAACATGCCTCAAATCCAGCCTTTTGAAAccggagcaggagcagccgaATCGTTTTGGAGAGGATTACCGCATCTACCAGCAGAACGTCGACTTGGATGCCTTCTTCGGCGAAGAGCCGAAGTACGAGAAGGTGTCGGATGTCTGTCTGTTAAATGACCACTTCATCCTGGTTAAAATGCCGCCATCAGATCCTTCTCCGCCTCCTTCAAAGTCCAAGATTTCTCGTTGCTTCAAATGCAACCGTGGCAGTCGCGTTTCTCCCATTCCAGAGGAATCGGATGAGAAGTCATCTCCGCCACAGTCCAGCTGCCTGCAGCCCTGGTCGACACAAAATCCGGACAAGATGGAGGTCTTCGATTCCAGTACCGGGTTAACCACTACCAATACACCATGGCGGAGTCCTCAGGCAGCTTCCGTGATAGTGGAGCAGCCGCATCCCACGCTGCAGCTGGAGACGATCCAATCATTGGCTTCCGGACAGCTGCAGGTGCCTCCCGCGAGTCGAGGACCACTCCACTGGTTCCTCTGGCCCTTCCGCCGGCGCTTGGACACCAGGAGCAAGTCCAAGTCCCAGCTGGTTGCCGTTCATAAAACCTACTTCGTACGATGGAGCAAACCGCCGGACACACTGTGGCATGGATTCGGCGTGGACACGCTGGAGGAGAAGAAGCCGGAGCTTCGTCGTTGCCGGTCGGCGGTTTTCTGAgtatatattctatatatggtatatatttACTACGCTTACTATCTTAAGGGTCCATTACTTAAAGAATACGAAGGGTTTcaataaagattttaaaatgctAAATTGATTTATATTCATCCAAACTGCCTAGTAGAGATATATGTAAGtaacatataaaatatatattcgtaactaaaattgaattcaacttTGAATTGAAGTGCTTCTTTTAACGTTTAAGGATAGCTTGGCTGTAATTTACATACCACACTCCCATAATATATCCAAAGCCCTCATGGGCACATGTCAAACTCCAATTTCCGCATGCAAAATTAGTGGCTGCCGCGGCAACTTCAACTTGCCACATTGTGTGCGGTGTGGACCCGCGACTCGAGGAAACTCAGCGGAACTGCAAGGCAATACAAAGAAGTCAAGAAACAAAATACGAACCACGTAAATTGCCGGGCCAATGCAGATAAAAAGCAGGAGGTCGAGGAATAAAAGCGGAGTTAAACTTCTTTTTCAATGGAATTTGCACGCGTCCATGAAGCCCGAAAGTCTGCGGCATCTAGAGGGGGGGAATAGAGGGGAATAGGGGGGAATAGGTGGGCTTGGGGCTGTTGCTTCATTAGCTTTGGGGCCTGAAAATGTCGGGCAATGTCGTTCGTTACTCCCGCCACGGCCGCTAGATGGCGCTGGCGCAGGAGCACCACAACTAATTACGAGGCAGCTCGCCAAGACCCGGCCATAAAAACAAGTTCATGATAAAATGCCCAACTACTGGCGGGGGTGAGGGTAGGTAGGGTGAATAGAGGTGGCTATGGACTGCCGGGGACTGCAAGCACCCTGCGCCaccatatacatacataataataaaataaaattaaaaccgTCACGCCAGGCGTCAGTGCAAGTCCCCACAGTACCGGCACAAAACAAAGCCATCGAAACCCCAAGCGAACCGCGTCCACAAGGAGCTGCCACTGAGGCTGCTAGCTGGGCGGTGCACCCAAGTCCATATCCACGTCCGCCTCCGTGTCCATGTGCTGGCCAGGTCGAGAGCGGATCGGGCCAGCGGGTCACCGTAATGAACCATTAATATGCCAGTTCCCCCGCAGAAACGCGGCGATAAGAGCAGAACACAGCGCTTTTCCTACatcgaaaatcgaaatcgaactGCGAGAACTGGGCACCGAAAAGTATTTGGGGTACCAAGAGATTAACTTTTTAGATccattattaatatattagtATCATTTatattctaaaatatttttaggaATGATATTTTATGTAAGTAATTTCATTATCATATTCATTACAGGAAATCAGTTAATGAAAGACCTATGCAACtagtttaaaataaacataattgtGAAGGTTACAattatgtatacatttttagaaaaaatatatttttctcccagtgcataCGAGCTCTCCATTGTTTCCCCGCCGCCGCGAAAAGGCCGACTTGTGCTTATCATTAATAATAATGTCGGCATGAGGCGAGCGCATTACCATTTGGATTGGGCCAACTGCTGAATTGGATGGTATATATTGCCCGAATTGTTCATGAAATTGGCTTTGAGCTattgtgtgtgagtgggaaATTTGGCGGTTGGGGCTGTGGAGGCACCTGCTCCGCTGGGAAGGTAAATGCAACAAGCGCAGATCGATCTTAAAGATagtatttatttcaaatgggAAGTGATTAAAAGGCAGCAATCTACATGTATAAAGAAAATGAGAACACTTATTATTAAATGAACATTTGGGCTCTAGTAGGTTAGAGCACCTAGAGTACCTATTATTCTTACATACACTCTAAGAAATGTATTCTATCTACACATTTGTGCTAAGAAACCTTTTATTG
Proteins encoded:
- the LOC120455674 gene encoding uncharacterized protein LOC120455674, coding for MSLHLRGPIFARILLLRRSLMNQSSERIVGRPPLPAQTFGTCLKSSLLKPEQEQPNRFGEDYRIYQQNVDLDAFFGEEPKYEKVSDVCLLNDHFILVKMPPSDPSPPPSKSKISRCFKCNRGSRVSPIPEESDEKSSPPQSSCLQPWSTQNPDKMEVFDSSTGLTTTNTPWRSPQAASVIVEQPHPTLQLETIQSLASGQLQVPPASRGPLHWFLWPFRRRLDTRSKSKSQLVAVHKTYFVRWSKPPDTLWHGFGVDTLEEKKPELRRCRSAVF